Proteins found in one Bacteroidia bacterium genomic segment:
- a CDS encoding TraR/DksA family transcriptional regulator has product MSERKTCYSREELEVFKKIILRKLDSAREELKIYQEILSRELDSASDGTPYSAHIADVGSDAMEKEKANLIVSRQAKFISHLEAALKRIEKGTYGINKDCKDEPKMLCDTCPLIQKERLMIVPHTQTCVQMKKLQKD; this is encoded by the coding sequence ATGAGTGAAAGAAAAACTTGTTACTCTCGTGAAGAGTTAGAAGTATTCAAAAAAATTATCTTGCGTAAGTTAGACTCTGCTCGCGAAGAGCTCAAGATTTATCAGGAGATTTTATCCCGAGAATTAGATTCAGCTTCCGACGGAACGCCCTATTCTGCCCATATTGCTGATGTGGGCAGCGATGCTATGGAAAAAGAAAAAGCAAATTTAATTGTATCTCGCCAAGCCAAGTTTATCAGCCATTTAGAAGCAGCACTCAAACGGATTGAAAAAGGTACCTATGGCATAAATAAAGATTGCAAAGATGAACCTAAAATGCTATGCGATACCTGCCCACTGATACAAAAGGAACGACTAATGATTGTACCTCATACTCAAACTTGCGTACAGATGAAAAAGCTTCAAAAAGATTAA